One genomic window of Evansella cellulosilytica DSM 2522 includes the following:
- a CDS encoding DUF2187 family protein, with amino-acid sequence MEEQDKEKEIEIEKPPVEIGETVTITKGEYKGEDAKVIAVYTNSIAVELNKMQKDGTLARTVFSHKEYKLKKN; translated from the coding sequence ATGGAAGAACAAGACAAAGAAAAAGAAATCGAAATCGAAAAGCCCCCCGTAGAAATTGGGGAGACAGTCACGATAACTAAAGGTGAGTATAAAGGGGAAGATGCTAAAGTTATTGCTGTTTATACGAATTCAATAGCAGTAGAACTAAACAAAATGCAAAAAGATGGTACGTTAGCAAGAACCGTGTTCAGTCATAAGGAATATAAACTAAAG
- a CDS encoding 2-hydroxyacid dehydrogenase → MLKKKIISYMRVDDRVVEQLKQDFDVTCFYNHEYLGDAAFDHALQEADGIIGLALKVNKQLLQHAPKLKVVSNVSVGYDNLDIEEMTKRNIMATNTPGVLDDTTADAIFGLLIATARRIPELDSFVKEGNWNISLQPEQYGLDVHHKTLGIIGLGSIGSAIAKRAHFGFGMNILYHNRSRNKEAENTYSATYCELNELLENSDFVCLMVPATDKTKNMISASQFKSMKSTAIFINGSRGKNVDEAALYDALVDGEIHAAGVDVYKEEPTNKDNPLLRLHNIVTLPHIGSSTIECEYNMSKLAAENIKKALTGCKPPTLINKQVWEG, encoded by the coding sequence ATGTTGAAAAAGAAGATCATATCTTATATGCGAGTAGATGATAGAGTCGTCGAACAGTTAAAACAAGATTTTGATGTTACTTGCTTTTATAATCATGAATATTTAGGTGACGCTGCATTTGATCATGCATTGCAGGAAGCGGATGGAATAATAGGCCTAGCATTAAAGGTAAATAAACAACTCCTTCAGCATGCCCCCAAATTAAAAGTCGTTTCAAACGTATCCGTTGGTTATGATAATTTAGATATAGAAGAAATGACAAAAAGAAACATTATGGCAACGAACACACCAGGGGTGTTGGATGATACAACAGCCGATGCAATTTTTGGCTTACTTATAGCGACTGCAAGAAGAATCCCCGAACTCGATTCATTCGTAAAAGAAGGTAACTGGAATATTTCGCTACAACCTGAGCAATACGGTTTAGATGTTCATCACAAAACATTAGGTATTATAGGTTTAGGTAGCATCGGTAGTGCTATCGCGAAAAGGGCACATTTCGGTTTTGGGATGAATATTCTTTATCATAACCGTTCACGTAATAAAGAAGCAGAGAATACCTATAGCGCTACATATTGTGAACTAAATGAGCTGTTAGAGAACTCTGACTTCGTTTGCCTTATGGTTCCTGCAACAGATAAAACTAAAAATATGATTAGTGCATCACAATTTAAAAGTATGAAAAGTACTGCCATTTTCATCAATGGTTCTAGAGGGAAAAATGTAGATGAAGCTGCACTATACGATGCATTAGTCGATGGTGAAATTCATGCTGCCGGTGTTGATGTATATAAAGAAGAACCAACAAATAAAGATAACCCTTTACTTCGTTTACATAATATCGTTACGCTCCCTCATATAGGATCTTCTACAATTGAGTGTGAATATAATATGTCTAAACTAGCTGCAGAAAATATAAAAAAAGCACTCACTGGATGTAAGCCACCTACTCTAATAAACAAACAAGTATGGGAAGGATAA
- a CDS encoding methyl-accepting chemotaxis protein, with protein MKTKKHGSKDEHLSVIEKDMVRRNSIVFLAVSIVTLLVIVSVFTMSGDMDLSQYALISTQLLVWGTFGFLHFRRKLILKVPYIAVYGTALSTTLVLLTTPNATNVFTIYYLIILALIYMNSKISYSIQFYGLLMMIYLVFFQDSISTEDQISYILYYILISILIFSFLKVSSGINDQIKQSSEQTKLLLEQQREEKNKLIQLVNELSKNMGVVSKSSDSNHQSFNEMSATFQEIASGVNTQNEATLEINDSVSSMRDNMKVLFTSMNDLKEEALKTNELSENGQELIESLTNTINQFKDEIDSMSSDISQLINNLKETDQFSNTIMEIANQTNLLSLNASIEAARAGEQGRGFAVVANEIRNLSDMTSNSAEQISKQIAQFSSQSDVTRNRMIQVAEQMGKSYDVTTKTNESFKEINSAINKLSSLSDNSNKLMLDINKTVEVINVSTEELASVSEESSASIEQLIATLENILDGNSSSLQSIKQVENALKNISQ; from the coding sequence ATGAAAACAAAAAAACACGGTAGTAAAGATGAACATTTATCAGTAATTGAAAAAGATATGGTGAGAAGAAATTCAATCGTATTTCTTGCAGTTTCCATTGTCACCCTTTTAGTAATTGTTTCCGTATTTACGATGAGCGGGGATATGGATTTGAGCCAATATGCACTCATATCTACGCAACTACTAGTATGGGGGACATTTGGTTTCTTACATTTCAGGAGGAAGCTAATACTTAAAGTTCCTTATATTGCTGTTTATGGAACTGCTCTTTCTACAACTCTAGTATTATTAACAACGCCAAATGCGACAAATGTATTTACGATATATTATTTAATTATTCTTGCACTTATTTATATGAACAGTAAAATTTCATATAGTATTCAGTTTTATGGGTTACTAATGATGATTTATTTAGTTTTCTTCCAAGACTCAATTAGCACAGAGGACCAAATTTCTTATATTTTATACTACATTCTAATATCTATTTTAATTTTTTCCTTCTTAAAAGTTTCATCTGGCATTAATGATCAAATAAAACAATCGAGTGAACAAACAAAACTCCTTTTAGAGCAACAGAGGGAAGAAAAGAATAAATTAATTCAATTAGTGAATGAACTTTCAAAAAATATGGGAGTAGTATCAAAATCGAGTGATAGTAATCATCAATCGTTTAATGAAATGAGTGCTACGTTTCAGGAAATAGCCTCTGGCGTTAATACACAAAATGAAGCTACACTTGAAATTAATGATTCTGTCTCGTCCATGCGTGATAACATGAAGGTGCTTTTTACTTCAATGAACGATTTAAAGGAAGAAGCATTGAAAACAAATGAATTATCTGAAAACGGTCAAGAATTAATAGAATCTTTAACGAATACAATTAATCAGTTTAAAGATGAAATTGATTCAATGTCTTCAGATATAAGCCAATTAATAAATAATTTAAAAGAGACTGATCAATTTAGTAACACTATTATGGAAATTGCAAATCAAACTAATTTACTTTCATTAAATGCGAGTATTGAAGCGGCTAGAGCAGGGGAACAAGGAAGAGGGTTTGCTGTAGTTGCAAATGAAATCAGAAATTTATCTGACATGACGTCAAACTCTGCAGAACAAATATCTAAACAAATTGCTCAGTTTTCATCGCAATCTGATGTGACGAGAAATCGAATGATTCAAGTAGCTGAGCAAATGGGGAAAAGTTATGATGTTACAACAAAAACAAACGAATCGTTTAAAGAAATTAATTCAGCTATTAACAAGCTAAGTAGCCTTTCCGATAATAGTAACAAATTAATGTTGGATATCAATAAAACAGTAGAAGTAATAAATGTTTCTACTGAAGAATTAGCTTCGGTAAGTGAAGAGTCTAGTGCATCAATTGAACAGTTAATTGCCACATTGGAAAATATCTTAGATGGTAATTCATCTAGTCTACAAAGTATTAAGCAAGTTGAAAACGCATTAAAAAACATTTCACAATAA
- a CDS encoding DEAD/DEAH box helicase — protein sequence MDKLMSIVDETILITKKKVTDDIYVVIGEYDTCPSLHTYLTERRKYLEQIWTNVFINKATNELSKKQKKQILIDKGYDVESIPRKQMNQLFRSIMKEYADFDVVHWLNNEYEHHPLSWEELYHTAREEYIKREEAKRYMELRDEVFAQLNDGTSMIIDEKKDDIYIFVRYHLGKQLRKDLIGDSNESIDSLELQKQITKKWNFQKPIEVTYEDFLVELFSVQHAKSYGTYEYVYDQVVLDCIFSILPNMLLKQLPENTVALYYQLFYEKLNEEDLKALLGEKVYVLASEMELRIKNELLIDLLSSANISFDFDMQRKLYLQQTEVKEKKLQLAKEEELRLKEAEEQMIEDIFGREYRPPLGRNIRYVLHIGETNTGKTFQALKSMSEAKSGLYLAPLRLLALEVYDKLNGEGVPCSLKTGEEEKEVDNANHYSCTVEMFHEKEYFDVIVIDEAQMIADKDRGFSWYKAITKANANEVHIIGSVNSKEMILQLLGDSNVVIHEYERDIPLQVEKKEFNLKQTKKGDALVCFSRRRVLETASNLENNGHRVSMVYGSMPPETRKKQMKLFIDGKTTVIVSTDAIGMGLNLPIRRIVFLENDKFDGTRRRRLSSQEVKQIAGRAGRKGIYDVGKVAFTKEIKLMKRLLNQQDFPVQTFAIAPTNNVFERFQHYSRDLGKFFELWDKFRSPKGTKKAALTEEKALYELISGTEIEARFSMMDLYGFLHLPFSTREPSLTEQWQETMQAIIDGASLPEPIIKKGSLEQLELSYKSIGLHLLFLYRLEKRTEAIYWERVREELSDDVHVSLRNDVKKFAKKCKRCGKVLPYDFSYPICSKCFSLKYRKKKKNIYYD from the coding sequence ATGGATAAACTAATGAGTATTGTTGATGAAACTATTTTAATTACGAAGAAAAAAGTAACAGATGATATATACGTGGTTATTGGTGAATATGACACTTGTCCTTCGCTACATACATACTTAACAGAGAGAAGAAAATACTTGGAGCAAATTTGGACAAATGTCTTTATAAACAAAGCAACTAATGAACTTTCAAAGAAACAGAAAAAGCAAATTTTGATTGATAAAGGCTATGATGTTGAGAGTATACCGAGAAAACAAATGAACCAGCTATTTCGATCTATTATGAAAGAATATGCTGATTTCGATGTGGTTCATTGGTTAAACAATGAGTATGAACATCATCCTTTAAGTTGGGAGGAACTTTATCATACTGCTAGGGAAGAGTATATTAAGCGTGAAGAAGCGAAAAGGTATATGGAGTTACGGGATGAAGTCTTTGCACAACTTAACGATGGGACCTCAATGATAATTGATGAGAAAAAAGATGACATATACATATTTGTTCGTTATCACCTTGGAAAACAGTTACGTAAGGATCTCATAGGTGATAGCAATGAGAGTATCGATTCTCTCGAACTTCAAAAGCAGATTACTAAAAAGTGGAACTTCCAAAAGCCGATAGAAGTGACATATGAGGATTTTCTAGTAGAGTTATTCAGTGTTCAACACGCGAAATCTTACGGTACATATGAATATGTTTATGATCAAGTTGTATTAGATTGTATTTTTTCTATTTTACCTAATATGCTACTAAAACAACTGCCTGAAAACACAGTAGCTCTCTATTATCAATTATTTTATGAAAAGTTAAATGAAGAGGATTTAAAAGCATTACTAGGGGAAAAAGTATATGTTTTAGCTAGTGAGATGGAGTTAAGAATTAAAAATGAATTGTTAATTGACCTCTTAAGCAGTGCAAATATTTCTTTCGATTTTGACATGCAAAGAAAATTGTACTTACAACAAACCGAAGTGAAAGAGAAAAAGCTACAATTAGCTAAAGAAGAAGAATTACGTTTAAAAGAAGCAGAAGAGCAAATGATTGAAGATATTTTCGGACGAGAATACCGGCCACCATTAGGAAGAAATATACGTTATGTATTACACATTGGTGAAACAAATACAGGGAAAACATTCCAAGCGCTAAAAAGCATGAGTGAGGCTAAGAGTGGATTATACTTAGCGCCTCTCAGATTATTGGCTCTTGAGGTTTACGATAAATTAAATGGAGAAGGTGTTCCGTGTTCCTTAAAAACGGGAGAGGAAGAAAAAGAAGTGGACAATGCTAACCACTATTCCTGTACAGTAGAAATGTTTCACGAAAAAGAATATTTTGATGTAATAGTGATAGATGAAGCACAAATGATCGCTGATAAAGATAGGGGATTTTCTTGGTATAAAGCAATAACAAAAGCGAATGCAAATGAAGTCCATATCATTGGAAGTGTTAATTCAAAAGAAATGATCCTTCAATTGCTAGGGGATTCTAATGTTGTCATTCATGAGTATGAGCGTGATATACCGCTTCAAGTGGAGAAAAAAGAGTTCAATTTAAAGCAAACGAAAAAGGGTGATGCACTCGTCTGTTTTTCGAGAAGGCGTGTTCTTGAAACTGCGTCTAATCTAGAGAATAACGGACATAGAGTAAGTATGGTTTATGGAAGTATGCCACCGGAGACAAGAAAAAAACAAATGAAGCTCTTTATTGATGGTAAAACAACAGTGATTGTATCAACTGATGCGATTGGAATGGGATTAAATTTACCGATACGGCGAATTGTTTTCTTAGAAAATGATAAGTTCGATGGTACGAGGAGGAGAAGACTATCGTCTCAGGAAGTGAAACAAATTGCTGGAAGAGCCGGTAGGAAGGGAATATATGATGTTGGGAAAGTAGCTTTTACGAAAGAGATAAAGCTAATGAAACGGCTTTTGAATCAACAGGATTTTCCTGTTCAAACATTTGCGATTGCACCTACTAATAACGTTTTTGAAAGATTTCAACATTACTCCCGTGACTTAGGCAAGTTTTTCGAATTATGGGATAAGTTCAGAAGTCCTAAAGGAACAAAAAAAGCAGCACTTACTGAAGAGAAAGCGCTCTACGAGCTTATTAGCGGTACTGAAATAGAAGCAAGATTTTCAATGATGGATCTGTATGGATTTTTGCATTTACCTTTTTCTACAAGAGAGCCTTCGTTAACTGAGCAATGGCAAGAGACGATGCAAGCGATCATTGATGGAGCTTCACTACCTGAACCAATCATAAAAAAAGGTAGCTTAGAGCAGTTAGAGCTATCATATAAATCGATTGGTCTGCACTTACTTTTTCTATATCGTTTAGAAAAAAGAACAGAGGCCATATATTGGGAGCGCGTGCGAGAGGAATTAAGTGATGATGTGCACGTGTCATTAAGAAATGATGTAAAAAAATTTGCGAAGAAATGTAAACGATGTGGGAAAGTACTTCCGTACGATTTTTCATACCCTATCTGTAGTAAATGTTTCTCTTTAAAATACCGAAAGAAAAAGAAAAATATATATTACGACTAA